The following coding sequences lie in one Arachis ipaensis cultivar K30076 chromosome B05, Araip1.1, whole genome shotgun sequence genomic window:
- the LOC107642282 gene encoding 7-deoxyloganetic acid glucosyltransferase-like, whose translation MKLQQTCSVHVLIFPCPAQGHVNSMLNLAQLLALRNLHVTFLNTEHIHNRLTRFAHIESLAARYPTLRFKSIPDGLPEEHPRSGEQAMEPLHSVKVHGKPLLRDILVKEKVTCLVADGFFGKLANDMAEEVGVASIHFRTIGASCFWTYFWIPYLFDSNELPVTGEEDMDRIITTIPGMENLLRCRDLPSFCRPNRAKGEPIIPLETIVSETHQTLRARAVIFNSFDDLESPALFHLRLRFPTIFTVGPLHLHRACRAPTATNTTTSNNSIREEDTSCMAWLDSQPLRSVIYVSFGSITTMTRESLLEFWYGLVNSKIRFLWVVRSDMIAAGEGKDESIPAELVEGTKEKGLMVGWVPQVEVLSHKSVGAFMTHCGWNSTIESVVAGVPMICWPYFADQQVNSRLVSDSWKVGLDMKDVCDRNVVENMVNDVMVNRKEEFLQSAEKLAILARKNVSERGSSYDNLDRLIEFIKLISQECLYTETS comes from the exons ATGAAACTACAGCAAACATGTTCAGTTCATGTTCTGATTTTCCCGTGTCCAGCACAGGGACACGTAAACTCCATGCTAAACCTTGCTCAGCTTCTTGCACTCCGCAACCTCCACGTTACTTTCCTCAACACAGAACACATCCACAACCGCCTCACGCGCTTCGCCCACATAGAATCCCTTGCAGCTCGCTACCCTACGCTCCGGTTTAAGAGCATCCCTGATGGTCTACCGGAGGAGCACCCTCGGTCAGGGGAGCAAGCTATGGAGCCGCTTCATTCGGTGAAGGTGCATGGTAAGCCTCTTCTAAGGGACATTTTGGTAAAAGAGAAGGTGACTTGTTTGGTGGCTGATGGGTTTTTCGGGAAGTTGGCGAATGATATGGCTGAAGAAGTTGGAGTAGCAAGTATTCATTTTCGGACCATCGGTGCTTCTTGTTTCTGGACTTATTTCTGGATTCCATACCTCTTTGATTCCAATGAACTCCCCGTTACAG GGGAAGAAGACATGGACCGCATCATAACCACCATACCAGGAATGGAAAACTTGCTCCGATGTCGCGACCTCCCAAGTTTCTGTCGTCCAAACCGTGCCAAGGGCGAACCGATCATTCCTCTTGAAACCATTGTCTCCGAGACCCACCAAACGCTCCGTGCACGCGCCGTCATATTCAACTCCTTTGATGATCTTGAATCCCCTGCGCTGTTCCACCTACGCCTCCGCTTCCCTACCATCTTCACCGTCGGCCCTCTCCATCTACACCGTGCATGCAGAGCACCAACAGCCACCAATACAACGACGTCAAACAACAGCATACGGGAAGAGGACACAAGTTGCATGGCGTGGCTCGATTCTCAGCCATTGAGATCGGTGATATACGTGAGCTTTGGTAGCATCACTACCATGACAAGGGAGAGTCTCTTGGAGTTTTG GTACGGTTTGGTTAACAGTAAGATACGATTTTTATGGGTGGTGCGGTCAGACATGATAGCCGCCGGAGAAGGCAAAGATGAGAGTATACCGGCAGAGTTGGTGGAGGGAACCAAAGAAAAGGGGTTAATGGTTGGGTGGGTGCCGCAAGTGGAAGTTCTTTCACACAAAAGCGTTGGTGCATTCATGACGCATTGTGGGTGGAACTCGACCATAGAAAGTGTGGTGGCTGGTGTGCCTATGATTTGCTGGCCATACTTTGCGGATCAACAGGTGAATAGCAGGTTGGTGAGTGACTCTTGGAAGGTTGGGTTGGACATGAAAGATGTTTGTGATAGGAACGTTGTGGAGAACATGGTCAATGATGTTATGGTTAATAGGAAGGAGGAATTTCTTCAATCGGCAGAGAAATTGGCGATTTTGGCTCGAAAAAATGTGAGTGAAAGAGGTTCTTCTTACGATAACTTGGATCGTTTGATCGAGTTCATAAAATTGATCAGCCAAGAATGTCTTTACACTGAGACTAGTTaa